DNA from Amycolatopsis sp. DSM 110486:
CGGCCCACCCGCCGGATCGGCGTGATGCCACACCGGCGCGGCCGTACGTAATTTTTGGGTAGTACTTCCGAAGCGAACCCCGAGGTCCGCGGGCCACGGTGAAGGGGTACGAAGCACCAGCGCACGAGGAAGGAAGACCGACGGTGCGCAACACCTTGAGTGAACTTGGCGCGCTGCACCTGACCCGCCCGGGTGCCGGCGCCGCACCGGGCATGTGGGCCGCCTGGCACGAGCGCCGCGCGCTCGTGCTGGACGCCCTGGCCGCCGAAGGCAGCGCGCTGGCATCTGATGCCGCCGCTGTGGCGCACCGCAAGGCAGCCGCACTTTTGAAAGCGGCCGGCTGAACACCGCGCCAGGTTCAGTGAATCGACTGGGCGTCCGGGTCGCGGCCGTAGCCGCGCTGTTTGTGCAGGTCGGCCTGGGATTTGTGCTCGCTCAGCCCGGCACAGAACGCCGTGGGGTGGTAGTAGCGCGTGAACCACACCGACGCGTACACCAGCAGCGCGAATGACATCGAGTGGGCCTCGGCGACGCCCCAGGAGTGGAAGCCGCCGCTCGTGGCTATTTGGTGCACCTACGCGACGGCCTGGGTCACGCGAAGCACCCAGTACGGCCTCACGATCACCACCTCCGAGAAGACCGCGCTGAACGCCACGCTCGACCACGGCCCGGCCGGTGCCCTATGCGCGCCCGCATCGCCGAAGTCCGCGACTCCTTTCACGGCACCTTGCCGCTGCCCCGACTACAGCGGCGGCCGTCGCACCAGTCACGTGTGCGGTGTACGTGCTGGTGTACCTGCAGTGCACTCCTGTGCTCTCCTGGATGGTGCCCTGAGCCGGACGGCGCGGGGCCGCGTTGCCAAGGTCGACCGCACCCGGCGGCGTGAGCGGCCAGGCATTCACCACCGACGGGCCTGCCGCGCGTGAGCCGGCGAGCTCGTCGTGGTGCCCGGCTTCGGCGCTCCCGCCATGATTTCACCTGGGATTGAGCGCGGAAAGCCTGGCCTGATAGGCTTTTCGGCTTCTACTACGGCCACCGTCCGGTGCCGACAGCATCGGCGCGGTACTCGAATCCCGGGGCTGAGGCGGTGATACCCACGATGAGGGTATGCCGAGCGCATCCGGCACGGAGCTGGCGTGACGCAGGAATTCCCTGGAGGAAGCGGAGATCCTGGCGCGTCGCCGGGCTCGCGTCCGCTGTTGTCCTGATGATCGCGGGATGCACCCCGTCTGCACCGACGCCGCCGCCCGGCACGTCGGCGGCGCCGGGGACGACAACCAGTTCCGCACCGGCGCAGTCCGCGCTGAAGCCCATCAACCCGGCCGCGTTCCAGGCGACCGTGGCGGCCGCTGCCAAGGAGCTGCTGGTTCCCGGGGCCGTGGTGCTGCTGCGCACGCCGCAGGGCACCTACACGGCGGGAGTGGGTACCACGCAACTGGGCACCACCACGCCGCCCGATGCGGACACCCACTTCCGCGTCGCCTCCAACACCAAGACCATGACGTCGGCGCTGATCGTGCTCCTCGCGCAAGACGGCAAGCTCCGGTTCAGCGACCCGGTGTCGCGCTACGTCTCCGGTGTGCCCAACGGCGACAACATCACCCTGGCGCAGCTGCTGACGATGCGTAGCGGCCTGTACGACTACACACAAGCGCCCGAGCTGTCCGCGGCCCTGGACGCCGATCCGGCGAAGGTTTACACGCCTCAGGACGTGCTGGCCATCGCCTTCCGGCACCCGCCGGAGTTCCCGCCCGGCACGGCGTACCAGTACAACAACACCAACTACGCGCTGCTGGGCCTGGTGGCCGAGAAGGTCGATGGACGGCCCTTGGTCCAGCAGATGCAGCAGCGCCTGTTCGGCCCGTTCGGCCTGCGGCAGACTTCGCTGCCCGCGGCCACCGACACCTCCATCCCGGACCGCTACTCGCACGGTTACATGTACGGCGGGTCCAGGTACGCGTTCGTCGACCTGACGTACCCGCCCGACCTGCAGGCCGCCGCCCGGGCCGGAACACTCCAGCCCAACGACTACACCCGGCAGAACCCCTCGTACGCCACCGCCGCGGGGGGAGTCATCTCCACCTCGGACGACTTGGCGACGTGGATCCGGGCGCTGGTCTCGGGCAAGGTCTTCAACGCCGACTTCCAGCGGCAATGGCAAGACAGCCTGCAAGCCGAGGACCCGAACGCGCCCGACGGGCAGAAGTACGGGTACGGCATCTCCTACCAGCGCTTCGCGCCGAACGCCGCGATGTGGTACCACGGCGGTGAATGTCCCGGGTTCAACTCGTTCATGGGATACGACCCGACCAACGACGTCACGCTCATCATCTGGGCCAACTTGACCTTGGCCCCGGACGGCCGGACCACGGCGGTCGCCTTGCTGCCCACCGTCCTCAACCAGGTCTACACCGGACTGTCGCTGCCGCCTGCGCCGACCCCGACGTGAACCAGGTGATGAGGTCGGCGCCGGACGGCGGTCCGGCGCCCGCTGGTGACACACGCGATATTGAGCTCCTCGGCCAGCTGCAGGCTGCAGGAGGAGGGGCGCGTGTTGCGACAGCACTCACGCCGAAACCATCGAGCAGTTAATAGTCGAGCCTCCCCGTAGGCCTCGCGGATGCGGTCGGCGAGTTTG
Protein-coding regions in this window:
- a CDS encoding serine hydrolase gives rise to the protein MIAGCTPSAPTPPPGTSAAPGTTTSSAPAQSALKPINPAAFQATVAAAAKELLVPGAVVLLRTPQGTYTAGVGTTQLGTTTPPDADTHFRVASNTKTMTSALIVLLAQDGKLRFSDPVSRYVSGVPNGDNITLAQLLTMRSGLYDYTQAPELSAALDADPAKVYTPQDVLAIAFRHPPEFPPGTAYQYNNTNYALLGLVAEKVDGRPLVQQMQQRLFGPFGLRQTSLPAATDTSIPDRYSHGYMYGGSRYAFVDLTYPPDLQAAARAGTLQPNDYTRQNPSYATAAGGVISTSDDLATWIRALVSGKVFNADFQRQWQDSLQAEDPNAPDGQKYGYGISYQRFAPNAAMWYHGGECPGFNSFMGYDPTNDVTLIIWANLTLAPDGRTTAVALLPTVLNQVYTGLSLPPAPTPT